In Saccharicrinis fermentans DSM 9555 = JCM 21142, a genomic segment contains:
- a CDS encoding SusC/RagA family TonB-linked outer membrane protein, translating to MRKTNNLFSKKKSLHNSLKRAMRMLISFERVIPVAYIWPLKDNNNHINKISRTIFLVMFVVYSAFAFGQASRTLGGEVVDSDGTPVVGATVMLKGSTTVGVITDYDGKFSLIIPSGEQSIVVSFIGMETQEIDVTNMSTLKVLLVDQATLLGETIVVGYGQQKKESVVGAITQTTGKVLERSAGVSNVGSALTGNLPGVTTMASSGMPGEEDPMIIIRSASSWNNSEPLILVDGVQRPMSTVDVGSVQSISVLKDASATAVYGVQGANGVILITTKRGNEGSARIDVSVNSTMKVPSKLPNKLDAYDALIARNIAIEHELGISPDSWNYIRSQDFIDNYRNQTTLEQKERYPNVDWQDALFKDYAMAYNANVNVSGGSESVKYFTSVDFTHEGDLFKVYDNGRGYDGGYGYNRLNVRSNLDFQLAEHTFFSMNLAGSTGYKKTPWDQTSSEDWGVAQQWAGAYRIAPDVFLPKYADGSWGFYPDISNVSNSAQTLSISGAMLTTTTRINTDFVLKQDLDFITHGLGAKGTISWDNNFVEYKRGVNDLYNDSQSKYIDPQTGLVTYKQAYDPNNFFDFAQPVLWKTEGGEVRNSNTLRNMAYQLQLDWNRTFGQHSVTAMGLFSRKKNAVGSIVPIYREDWAFRTTYNWASKYFLEYNGAYNGSEKFGKEYRFGFFNSGAIGWMVSEESFMQDLSFLDMLKVRASYGEIGDDYGPRFMYMTQWALGGGDLGHTPMGLDRSQSSYTWYRETGIGNPDVSWETVRKLNVGVDYAFLGGLVAGNFEYFEDKRVDILIDGKDRAVPSYFGNEPPTANMGEVHTHGFELELRINKKFVNGLRVWADMNMTQAKNKIVERDDAYLLPDYQKQAGFSIDQSRLYVDDGFLNNYDQLYGSPQHSVSDDQRLPGDYYIIDFNGDGVIDINDQIPYGYSNVPQNTYNGTLGLEWKGFSAFVQFYGVNNVSRSIPLTSFGSGMNTVYDLGTWWSQDHTAADITVPRYYSKPNSAYNQGTQYLYDGSYIRLKNAEIAYTFSRLKLSKVGLSNMKIYVNGNNLWVSSKMPDDRESNFAGSGEQGAYPTMKRYCLGVRFTL from the coding sequence ATGAGAAAAACAAATAATTTATTCAGCAAAAAGAAATCCTTACACAATAGTCTGAAACGAGCTATGAGAATGCTTATTTCATTCGAGAGAGTGATTCCTGTGGCATATATATGGCCTTTGAAAGATAACAATAATCATATAAATAAAATTTCAAGAACCATATTTCTTGTGATGTTTGTTGTTTATTCTGCATTTGCTTTTGGACAAGCATCCAGAACTTTAGGCGGTGAGGTAGTGGATAGTGATGGGACTCCAGTTGTTGGAGCAACCGTGATGTTAAAAGGATCAACAACGGTTGGTGTTATTACGGATTATGATGGTAAATTTTCCTTAATAATACCTTCTGGGGAACAATCTATTGTTGTATCTTTTATAGGAATGGAGACGCAAGAGATTGATGTTACCAATATGTCAACACTTAAAGTCTTGCTGGTTGATCAAGCAACACTGTTGGGTGAAACCATTGTTGTAGGTTATGGTCAGCAGAAGAAAGAAAGTGTGGTAGGTGCAATTACGCAAACAACAGGAAAAGTTTTAGAACGGTCTGCTGGTGTAAGCAATGTTGGTTCAGCTTTAACAGGAAATCTACCAGGTGTTACTACTATGGCCAGTTCAGGTATGCCTGGCGAGGAGGATCCCATGATCATTATTCGTTCTGCAAGCTCGTGGAATAACAGCGAACCATTGATATTGGTTGATGGTGTTCAACGGCCTATGAGTACTGTGGATGTGGGGTCTGTACAATCTATTTCTGTGTTAAAAGATGCTTCCGCTACAGCTGTTTATGGTGTACAAGGGGCTAATGGCGTTATTTTGATTACTACCAAACGAGGGAATGAAGGATCTGCTAGAATAGATGTTTCAGTCAATTCAACAATGAAAGTCCCCTCAAAATTACCAAACAAACTAGACGCATATGATGCTCTAATAGCTAGAAATATTGCTATTGAACATGAACTTGGGATTAGTCCTGATTCCTGGAATTATATTAGATCACAAGATTTTATTGATAACTATCGGAATCAGACCACACTGGAACAAAAGGAACGTTATCCCAATGTGGATTGGCAAGATGCGCTTTTTAAGGATTATGCAATGGCTTATAATGCCAATGTGAATGTTTCCGGGGGGTCAGAATCTGTTAAGTATTTTACTTCGGTCGATTTTACCCATGAAGGTGACTTGTTTAAGGTATACGATAATGGTAGAGGTTATGATGGAGGTTATGGTTATAACCGTTTAAATGTGCGAAGTAATCTGGACTTTCAATTAGCTGAGCATACTTTTTTTAGTATGAATCTGGCAGGTTCTACAGGGTACAAAAAAACACCATGGGATCAAACTTCATCCGAAGACTGGGGGGTAGCTCAGCAATGGGCTGGTGCTTATCGTATTGCACCTGATGTATTTCTACCAAAGTATGCCGATGGTTCGTGGGGCTTTTATCCAGATATATCGAATGTAAGTAATTCAGCGCAAACTTTGTCCATATCTGGAGCTATGCTAACTACAACCACTCGAATTAATACTGATTTTGTATTAAAACAGGATTTGGATTTTATAACCCATGGTTTGGGTGCAAAAGGTACTATCTCTTGGGATAATAATTTTGTGGAATACAAAAGAGGAGTGAATGATTTGTACAATGATTCTCAGTCAAAATATATTGATCCTCAAACGGGTCTTGTTACTTATAAACAAGCGTATGACCCAAATAACTTTTTTGATTTTGCACAACCTGTTTTATGGAAAACAGAAGGCGGAGAAGTGAGAAATTCAAATACTTTACGAAATATGGCTTATCAGCTTCAGCTGGACTGGAATCGAACTTTTGGGCAGCATAGCGTTACAGCAATGGGGCTTTTTAGTCGTAAAAAAAATGCAGTAGGTAGTATTGTTCCTATTTATAGAGAAGATTGGGCTTTCCGTACCACTTATAATTGGGCATCTAAATATTTCTTGGAATATAATGGTGCATATAATGGCTCAGAAAAGTTTGGGAAGGAATATCGATTTGGATTTTTTAATTCTGGAGCCATCGGTTGGATGGTTTCTGAGGAATCGTTTATGCAAGATCTCAGTTTTTTGGATATGCTTAAAGTAAGAGCTTCATATGGTGAAATTGGAGATGACTATGGCCCTCGATTTATGTATATGACTCAATGGGCATTAGGAGGCGGAGACCTTGGGCATACTCCAATGGGACTTGATCGTAGTCAGAGTTCGTATACCTGGTATAGAGAAACTGGTATTGGGAATCCGGATGTTTCCTGGGAAACAGTGAGAAAATTGAATGTTGGAGTCGACTATGCATTTTTAGGAGGGCTGGTTGCAGGTAACTTTGAATATTTTGAGGACAAACGGGTGGATATTTTAATTGATGGGAAGGACCGTGCTGTTCCTTCATATTTCGGTAACGAACCACCAACAGCAAATATGGGTGAGGTACATACACATGGATTTGAACTCGAACTTAGGATAAATAAAAAGTTTGTCAATGGTTTGCGTGTGTGGGCTGATATGAATATGACACAGGCTAAGAATAAGATTGTTGAAAGAGATGATGCTTATTTATTACCAGACTATCAAAAACAAGCTGGTTTTAGTATAGATCAATCTAGGCTATATGTGGATGATGGCTTTTTGAATAATTATGACCAGCTTTATGGTAGTCCGCAGCATAGTGTCAGTGATGATCAACGACTTCCGGGAGATTATTATATTATAGACTTTAATGGTGACGGTGTAATTGATATAAACGATCAGATTCCTTATGGTTATTCAAATGTTCCTCAAAATACCTACAATGGAACATTGGGGCTAGAGTGGAAGGGTTTTAGTGCTTTCGTTCAATTTTATGGGGTTAATAATGTTTCTCGGTCAATTCCATTGACTAGTTTCGGTAGTGGAATGAATACTGTCTACGATTTGGGTACATGGTGGTCTCAAGACCATACAGCGGCCGATATTACGGTTCCTCGCTATTATTCTAAGCCTAATTCTGCTTATAATCAAGGTACTCAATACTTATATGATGGTTCATATATACGTCTTAAAAATGCAGAAATAGCCTATACTTTCAGTCGTCTTAAGTTAAGTAAGGTAGGTTTAAGCAATATGAAAATTTACGTCAATGGAAATAATCTATGGGTAAGCTCAAAAATGCCCGATGACCGAGAATCTAATTTTGCTGGTAGTGGTGAGCAGGGAGCATATCCAACCATGAAACGTTATTGTTTAGGCGTTAGGTTTACTTTATAA
- a CDS encoding glycoside hydrolase family 43 protein → MMNQVIENISSHHLLLKKVSIAISILLLIMSCTLVSEEKPKFVADHLVAHFDYFSYSGNDDFYIHHALPDSDYYYNPILPGWYSDPSVGSDGKNFFMVNSTFSYFPGVPIFHSTDLMNWKQIGHVLDRHEQLPLEGQRTSEGIFAPAISYNPHNKTWYMITTNIKKGNFFVKTKDPFGAWSNPIWLPDVHGIDPSFFFDDDGKAYIVNNDVPDGGSLYQGHRAIRITQFDADKDVTLGTSLMLVNGGVNIAEKPIWIEGPHMYKIHGKYFLMCAEGGTSVDHREVIFKSDSPWGNFMPKKEPILTQRHLDKDREYPITCAGHADLIQKVNGEWWAVFLACRPLFNRFENLGRESFLMPVRWGKDGFPFITKENELIPRIVQMENIPRDSVVTFGNVNKVDEFDDLHLGMEWMSLRGDISHLYSLVENPGFLTLKCANVSSKELQKPAFIARRLQHHKFECATQMYFTPKSESECAGLLLYKDETHQYLCAVTLKNNTPVIQLIKVKEDGVDILAERKLLNMNDAIDLKIVSDGLGFSFLYKLSSSSQWITMASEIDAYYLSTAQSYGFTGTTVGLYASKKGY, encoded by the coding sequence ATGATGAATCAGGTAATTGAAAATATTAGTAGTCACCATTTATTATTAAAGAAAGTATCTATAGCAATATCAATTTTGCTTTTAATAATGTCTTGTACCCTGGTTTCTGAAGAGAAACCAAAGTTTGTCGCAGATCATTTAGTGGCTCATTTTGATTACTTCAGTTATAGTGGTAATGACGATTTTTATATTCATCATGCTCTTCCTGATAGTGATTATTACTATAATCCAATTTTACCGGGATGGTATTCTGACCCAAGTGTTGGTTCTGATGGAAAAAACTTTTTTATGGTAAATTCTACTTTTTCCTATTTTCCGGGAGTTCCTATTTTTCATAGTACTGACTTAATGAATTGGAAACAAATAGGGCATGTGTTAGACCGGCATGAACAATTACCTTTAGAAGGACAACGAACCAGTGAAGGTATTTTTGCACCTGCGATTTCTTATAATCCACATAATAAAACGTGGTATATGATTACCACTAATATTAAAAAAGGAAATTTCTTTGTTAAAACGAAAGATCCTTTTGGAGCATGGTCTAATCCAATATGGCTACCTGATGTGCATGGAATTGATCCTTCTTTCTTTTTTGATGATGATGGAAAGGCCTATATAGTGAATAATGATGTTCCTGATGGCGGCTCCTTGTATCAGGGACATAGAGCTATTAGAATTACGCAGTTTGATGCGGATAAGGATGTCACTTTGGGTACTAGCTTAATGCTGGTAAATGGCGGAGTTAACATAGCAGAAAAACCGATATGGATTGAAGGACCTCATATGTATAAAATTCATGGTAAATATTTTTTAATGTGCGCAGAGGGAGGTACTTCGGTAGATCATCGGGAAGTAATCTTTAAGTCAGATTCTCCGTGGGGAAATTTTATGCCTAAAAAAGAACCGATCTTAACCCAAAGGCACCTGGATAAAGATCGTGAGTATCCTATTACCTGTGCTGGTCATGCAGATTTAATTCAGAAAGTAAATGGTGAGTGGTGGGCGGTTTTTTTAGCGTGTCGCCCCCTTTTTAATAGGTTTGAAAATCTCGGTAGAGAAAGTTTTTTGATGCCGGTGAGATGGGGGAAAGATGGCTTTCCTTTTATTACCAAAGAAAATGAATTAATCCCACGAATTGTTCAAATGGAAAATATTCCAAGAGATTCGGTGGTTACATTCGGAAATGTTAATAAAGTGGACGAATTTGATGACCTTCATTTGGGTATGGAATGGATGTCATTAAGAGGAGATATCTCTCATTTATACTCTTTGGTTGAGAACCCCGGATTCTTAACATTAAAGTGTGCGAATGTTTCGTCTAAAGAACTTCAAAAACCTGCTTTTATAGCTCGTAGGTTACAGCATCATAAGTTTGAATGTGCTACTCAAATGTATTTTACCCCAAAATCAGAATCCGAATGTGCTGGTTTGTTATTGTATAAGGACGAAACGCATCAATATTTATGTGCCGTTACTTTAAAAAATAACACTCCTGTTATTCAATTGATAAAAGTGAAGGAAGATGGTGTGGATATTCTTGCGGAAAGGAAATTATTAAATATGAATGATGCAATCGACTTGAAAATTGTTTCTGATGGATTGGGTTTCAGTTTTCTTTATAAGCTATCGTCCTCTAGTCAATGGATTACAATGGCTTCCGAAATTGACGCTTACTATTTGTCAACAGCTCAGTCTTATGGCTTTACGGGAACCACAGTAGGTTTATACGCTTCAAAAAAAGGATATTAA
- a CDS encoding hybrid sensor histidine kinase/response regulator transcription factor: protein MGIVRYSKNDIRTYKLPYENVNVITTRLSFFKGKLYAYTNNGQIFDYDPIKDQFLLLVDIAKSVRNPYLFVSKLLVDNGGRLWISSSSGLFRYDSKNGLKLFAPKEYINYMQKYGEDHLLISVDNSLYLLNINTHTNEVFFVFPEGTINSVSYIKINEKKNAVWIGTMEDGLFVLEIDGAKKVLKNVKGIPKQPILAIENFKHSQLLIGIDGQGVWGIDKNTLELFTVLKEKTDNPNSLKGNGVYDIFCDSNNQVWVCTYTGGASYMDVNQSEVTKISHITKNTNSLINDHVNSTLEDCNGNLWFATNNGISKFMPKKNKWKSFYYDNANDAQVFLSLCEDEKGRIWAGTYSSGVYVIDAVTDKEIAHFSEKEKGKDFISDFVFDIHKDLDGDVWIGGIRGNLIHHSNASGKLSSYEDIVVSVMLNYDAENILIGAVHGLSVLNKQTGIIKKLLEGYLIVDMCLVDDNIWICTTGNGVIKYNYANNSVLHITEDEGLPSNFTNGIIYIDGYFWIGTENGVCKLNERNYKVKTFNDIRGLSNISFNRKAHCLMKDGSLLWGTNNGAVMFNPLNLESKKHTGQMFLQEININGHSIREMDNLEINTPLDSLTSLSLSYYQNNISLELIPIRTSVREVKFSWKLEGLDTEWSKPINSRVLSYSNIPSGTYTLKIRMYDSSISEIIGERELLLDVTPPYWQRWWFKLILLLIIFGIGIVLFLFQIHRLKEKHSKEKIRFFANTAHDIRTSLTLINGPIEELNSEAGLSSQGLKYLHLAIEQSRRLSNVVTRLMDFQKVDVGKENLYLKSVDIVQFVEARIRMFEAAAKRRNLQLIYHSNLETCNAFIDEIIIEKVLDNLLSNAIKYAFENTPVTVNLQCFEKKWVLEVTDQGIGISKAAQKHLFKEYYRGKNAINAKIVGSGIGLLLVKNYVLLHGGSIKWESQTNQGARFFVTIPIKKDSKIKTFTNAERTNNNSQINNCNIDVGTHEPKDERCRMRVVIVEDNEYLQDFLSSALHDYYEVFVAKDGSEGWKIIAEKSPDLVVSDIMMPGMDGFELCHKIKSTYETSHIAVILLTALADQDKQIKGFDLGADDYLTKPFNIKILKQRINSIIHNREIIRDKALKIIKHDENKERLFDNELNDVFLKKMVEVVKENINNSSFSKDDFAAAMNVSSSLLYKKVKSLTNLSPSEFIKSIRLDFSLELIQMQKYSVTEVSELSGFSSVAYFSTVFRKHYGKSPTQIF, encoded by the coding sequence ATGGGAATTGTTAGGTATTCTAAGAATGATATACGTACTTACAAGCTACCCTATGAAAATGTCAATGTTATTACAACACGGCTTTCCTTTTTTAAGGGAAAGCTATATGCCTATACCAACAACGGACAAATATTTGATTATGATCCGATAAAAGATCAGTTTTTATTGCTCGTTGATATTGCAAAATCAGTAAGAAATCCTTACCTGTTTGTTTCTAAATTACTTGTTGATAATGGAGGGCGTTTATGGATTTCTTCTTCTTCTGGTTTGTTTCGTTACGACTCAAAAAATGGGTTAAAGTTATTCGCTCCCAAAGAGTATATAAATTATATGCAGAAGTATGGGGAGGATCATTTATTAATTTCTGTAGACAATAGCTTATATCTTTTAAATATAAATACGCACACAAATGAGGTGTTTTTTGTTTTTCCAGAAGGTACCATAAACTCTGTTTCATATATTAAAATTAATGAAAAGAAGAATGCTGTATGGATTGGTACTATGGAGGATGGTTTGTTTGTGTTAGAAATAGATGGAGCAAAAAAAGTATTAAAGAATGTGAAGGGTATTCCCAAACAGCCCATTTTAGCTATTGAAAATTTTAAACACTCCCAATTGTTAATTGGTATTGATGGTCAGGGTGTTTGGGGAATTGATAAAAACACGCTTGAACTTTTTACTGTTTTAAAGGAAAAAACAGATAATCCTAATTCCCTAAAAGGTAATGGGGTATATGATATTTTTTGTGATTCAAATAACCAGGTTTGGGTATGTACTTATACGGGTGGAGCGTCTTACATGGATGTTAATCAATCTGAGGTTACGAAAATTAGTCATATTACTAAAAATACCAATTCATTAATTAATGATCATGTTAATTCAACCTTGGAAGATTGCAATGGAAACCTTTGGTTTGCAACCAATAATGGAATTAGTAAGTTTATGCCGAAAAAGAATAAGTGGAAATCTTTTTATTACGATAATGCCAATGATGCACAGGTGTTTTTGTCATTGTGTGAAGATGAAAAAGGTAGGATATGGGCTGGAACCTATTCTTCGGGTGTATATGTGATAGATGCTGTTACAGACAAAGAAATCGCACATTTCTCAGAAAAAGAAAAAGGGAAAGATTTTATTTCTGATTTTGTATTTGATATCCATAAGGATTTAGACGGGGATGTGTGGATTGGTGGTATTAGAGGTAATTTAATTCACCATTCCAATGCAAGTGGAAAATTATCATCTTATGAAGATATTGTTGTAAGTGTAATGTTAAATTATGATGCCGAAAATATACTAATTGGAGCAGTTCATGGTTTATCTGTATTGAATAAACAAACAGGTATAATAAAAAAATTATTGGAAGGTTACTTAATTGTTGATATGTGCTTGGTGGATGATAATATATGGATTTGTACTACGGGGAATGGAGTCATTAAATATAACTATGCAAACAATAGTGTTTTGCATATTACAGAAGACGAAGGACTTCCCTCAAACTTTACCAATGGGATTATATATATTGATGGCTATTTTTGGATTGGAACCGAAAATGGAGTCTGTAAATTAAATGAAAGAAATTATAAGGTTAAAACATTTAATGATATTAGAGGATTGAGTAACATATCCTTTAACCGTAAAGCGCATTGCTTGATGAAAGATGGAAGTCTACTCTGGGGAACCAATAATGGTGCGGTTATGTTTAATCCTCTTAATCTGGAGTCAAAGAAACATACGGGTCAAATGTTTTTGCAGGAGATTAACATTAATGGTCATTCCATTAGAGAAATGGATAATCTGGAGATTAATACTCCTTTGGATAGCTTAACTTCTTTATCATTAAGCTATTATCAGAATAATATTAGTCTGGAATTAATTCCTATTCGAACATCAGTTCGAGAAGTGAAATTTTCATGGAAACTGGAGGGTTTGGATACTGAGTGGAGTAAACCCATTAACAGCAGAGTATTATCATATTCCAACATTCCCAGTGGTACTTATACCCTTAAAATTAGAATGTATGATTCTTCTATTTCAGAAATCATAGGAGAAAGAGAACTTTTATTAGATGTTACACCTCCCTATTGGCAAAGGTGGTGGTTTAAATTAATATTGTTATTGATTATTTTTGGTATCGGTATTGTTCTATTTCTTTTTCAGATACATCGTTTAAAAGAAAAACATTCAAAAGAAAAAATCAGATTTTTTGCTAATACTGCCCATGATATAAGAACCTCATTGACCTTGATAAATGGGCCGATTGAGGAGCTGAATAGTGAAGCAGGTTTAAGTTCGCAAGGTCTAAAATACCTACATTTAGCCATAGAGCAATCTCGCCGTCTTTCTAATGTGGTAACACGACTAATGGATTTCCAGAAAGTAGATGTGGGCAAGGAAAATTTATATTTAAAGTCGGTGGATATCGTTCAGTTTGTAGAGGCACGAATAAGAATGTTTGAAGCCGCTGCAAAAAGAAGAAACCTACAGCTTATTTATCATTCAAATTTAGAAACGTGTAACGCTTTTATTGATGAAATTATTATCGAAAAAGTTTTGGATAATTTACTTTCTAATGCAATAAAATATGCATTTGAAAATACGCCGGTAACGGTAAATCTTCAGTGCTTTGAAAAGAAATGGGTTTTGGAAGTTACTGATCAGGGAATTGGTATTTCTAAAGCAGCTCAAAAACATTTATTTAAAGAATATTATCGCGGTAAAAATGCGATTAACGCAAAGATTGTAGGATCGGGGATCGGATTGTTATTGGTTAAGAATTATGTTCTCTTACATGGTGGTTCCATAAAATGGGAAAGTCAAACGAATCAAGGTGCCCGTTTTTTTGTTACCATTCCCATAAAAAAGGATAGTAAAATTAAAACTTTTACCAATGCAGAAAGGACGAATAATAATTCTCAAATAAATAATTGTAATATAGATGTGGGCACTCATGAACCGAAGGATGAGCGGTGCAGAATGCGAGTTGTTATTGTGGAAGACAATGAATATTTGCAAGATTTTCTGTCATCGGCCTTACATGATTATTATGAAGTTTTTGTTGCAAAAGATGGAAGTGAAGGATGGAAAATTATTGCTGAAAAGTCTCCTGATTTAGTCGTTTCTGATATCATGATGCCAGGTATGGATGGGTTTGAACTTTGTCATAAAATAAAATCTACCTATGAAACATCTCATATCGCCGTTATACTGCTAACAGCGTTAGCAGATCAGGACAAGCAAATTAAAGGATTTGATTTGGGCGCAGATGATTATTTAACAAAACCATTCAATATAAAAATATTGAAGCAACGTATTAATTCTATTATACATAATCGAGAAATAATTAGAGACAAAGCATTAAAGATTATAAAGCATGATGAAAATAAAGAACGTTTGTTTGATAATGAGCTAAATGATGTTTTTTTAAAAAAAATGGTGGAAGTGGTAAAAGAGAATATTAATAATTCTTCCTTTTCAAAGGATGATTTTGCAGCTGCTATGAACGTGAGCTCTTCTTTGTTATACAAAAAGGTGAAATCATTAACTAACCTTTCGCCCAGTGAGTTTATCAAAAGTATTCGCTTAGATTTTTCTTTGGAGTTAATTCAAATGCAAAAGTATAGTGTTACCGAAGTGAGTGAATTAAGCGGCTTTTCAAGTGTTGCATATTTTAGTACTGTGTTTAGAAAACATTACGGAAAGTCTCCTACCCAAATTTTTTAA
- a CDS encoding MFS transporter, which yields MNLNTKKISLLEKVGYSLGDLAANLVFQTLITYLAYFYTDIYGLKNNHASLIMLIVGLVAAFSFNPIIGILADRTKSRWGKFRPWILFTAIPLGVMALLAFSTPDFSYKGKLIYASVTYTLLLLLYACSNLPYSALSGVLTGDMAERNSISSIRFVAVLFAQFFVQVFMLPIIEYLGKGNKAAGIEQVLTWMAVMGTIMLLITFVTTKERVVPAANQTSSLKKDLGDLAKNRPWMIMLVLTILVFVTLALKGGSYVYYFNYYIDETALTAFIEPILTLLSGIGLNFFGSDPVSAGFGLFNAGGIIFMLVGIGFSKKLADKYGKRDVFGVTLLISTLFILVFFFLSPKHIAFIFGSQIFHGFFYGITTPLLWAMIADVADYSEWKNNRRATAIIFSAMMVGLKAGLSIGGALVAWILGLYGYVNMGVVAEGQVIMQPESVSTGAKMLVSIFAAIPFLIATSLLFFYSINKKMEIKIEKELEQRRI from the coding sequence ATGAATTTAAATACAAAAAAAATCTCTTTATTAGAGAAAGTTGGTTATAGTTTGGGCGATCTAGCGGCCAATCTGGTGTTTCAAACTCTCATAACCTATTTAGCCTATTTCTATACAGATATATACGGACTAAAGAATAACCATGCTTCTCTTATTATGCTGATTGTTGGCTTGGTAGCTGCCTTTTCATTTAATCCAATAATAGGAATTTTGGCAGATAGAACAAAGTCGAGGTGGGGGAAATTTAGACCATGGATTTTATTTACAGCTATACCATTGGGGGTTATGGCTCTTTTGGCCTTTTCTACACCAGATTTCTCTTATAAAGGAAAGCTTATTTATGCATCAGTAACATATACACTTTTATTACTTTTGTATGCTTGCAGTAATTTACCATATTCGGCACTTAGTGGTGTGCTTACTGGCGATATGGCGGAGCGAAATAGTATTTCTTCAATACGGTTTGTTGCGGTGTTGTTTGCTCAGTTTTTTGTGCAGGTGTTTATGTTGCCCATTATAGAATATCTGGGTAAAGGAAATAAAGCAGCAGGTATAGAACAGGTGCTTACATGGATGGCAGTGATGGGTACCATTATGTTATTAATAACCTTTGTTACAACAAAAGAAAGGGTAGTTCCAGCAGCCAACCAGACATCTTCACTAAAAAAAGATCTGGGAGACTTAGCGAAAAATAGACCATGGATGATTATGTTGGTGTTAACTATTTTAGTATTTGTAACCCTGGCTTTGAAAGGAGGTTCCTATGTTTATTATTTCAACTATTATATAGATGAAACAGCTTTAACAGCTTTTATTGAGCCGATACTTACTTTGTTGTCAGGTATAGGATTAAATTTTTTTGGATCAGATCCAGTATCAGCAGGTTTTGGGTTGTTTAATGCCGGAGGTATAATTTTTATGTTAGTTGGCATTGGCTTCTCGAAAAAGCTAGCGGATAAGTATGGTAAAAGGGATGTCTTTGGTGTAACCTTGCTTATTTCAACATTGTTTATATTGGTTTTTTTCTTTTTATCACCTAAGCATATTGCCTTTATTTTTGGATCACAAATATTTCACGGATTTTTCTATGGTATAACCACTCCCTTACTTTGGGCTATGATTGCAGATGTTGCAGATTATTCTGAATGGAAGAACAACCGAAGGGCTACTGCTATCATTTTTTCGGCTATGATGGTTGGTTTAAAAGCTGGCCTCTCTATTGGTGGAGCTTTGGTTGCCTGGATTTTAGGTTTGTATGGTTATGTGAATATGGGAGTGGTGGCTGAGGGACAGGTTATTATGCAGCCAGAATCAGTTAGTACTGGTGCCAAGATGTTAGTGAGTATATTTGCGGCCATTCCTTTTTTAATAGCAACCAGCTTGCTTTTCTTTTATTCAATCAATAAAAAAATGGAAATTAAAATAGAAAAGGAATTAGAGCAACGAAGAATATAA